The Phaenicophaeus curvirostris isolate KB17595 chromosome 6, BPBGC_Pcur_1.0, whole genome shotgun sequence genome segment GTTGTTACTACTTAAACACTTACTCTGATACACAACTTCTGTGCTAATGGAAGAACTCTCTGTTCTGATTTTCTGACAGCCCTCACTTACAttactgaaaagaagaaaaaagtaaatcGGAGTTAAAGCAGTTCTCAGTGAAACTAATAGATTGGTCCAAATGGAACAGAGGGCACCATGTGCACTTCATGCTGCAAACGGAGGAACAAGACTTCGGCAGCCAATTCTGTGGATAAACTGAAATGCACTTTTGGGACATTTTTCCGTGTTGTTTCCTAACCACTCACCTGCAATGGAAAGATAGAAGTCTTTAAAATCTTTGATCTCTCGGGAGCCCTCACAAGCTGCTATACAGTCATCATAGGCTTTGAAGAAATCAGGAAGAGCCAGTTCCATGTCTGAGATGGATGTCCTCCAATTGTCCCCGTTGTATGCTCTCACAGCCCTGACAAAGAGATTCTGAAAAATTGGCAGGAATGAGAATCAGCAGTAACTGATCTATGGAAAGCTGTGTGTAAATTCGAATACAGTAAGTAATGCCTCTGTGTTTCTAGATTACTATATAAGCTGTTATCCAATAAATATGAGGACAATAAATACATATGACTAATGGATTATACTAGATATTTTCCAGAAAGTAGAGTACCTAATTACATTTCAGATTAACACAAAAAACCTGATGGACAGAAGTAACAGTGAGATTCTAAGGTACAAGTTTTGAAAGAGGTTTTCAATGGAATCTTAACCCCAAGCGTCCTAGTTATTTTAAGCTGTGCCGCTACAGCACTCGTTGCATTTGAATAACTCTATGCACCTGCTTAGCTTCAGTGGTGCACACAGCAGCTTTCAGGTATGCCACTGTCTGTGATTTACTGTGACTTACGAAACAGTGAAAAGCACAAGAGGTGAGAATTACTGAAAGCATCAAGAAGGTGGAACAGAGCTGATAGAGGAAGacagcaggaaggaaaggaaattagAACATGTAAACAAATGAGATCCTTGAATCTTGTGGAATCAGAGAAGGAATAGAACAGTTCCAAAAGACCAGACTGAATAAAAAGCATACCTCATAAGGTTTTGTCTCTAGGTCTTTAATATGCTCCTCAGCATCAGGTAAGCTCTTATAGTAGGCCATATTTCTTTGCATCATTTCATCATCAGGATGCTTCAGAAGAAAAGTGTGAGCTGCTGCAATAGCTTTTGGAAGGTTATTAGCCTAAACAGGGATAGGGAGAGAaggatgggggggaaaaaaagggttattgaaaaaaaacacGTGTAAGTTTCCCAGAATTTTCTGCAGCCTCTATATTTCCAAATGCACTTCTCCTGAAAACCAAGGCTCAGCAGGTACAAGGATCCAGTAAAACTGATAGAATTCTTCCTAagtatattgattttttttttaaaattttattttaaaaatgttttatcatTGCAAATAGCATAGATGATGGTTGTAAGGCtaaaagacttctttttttccattgcttctCCCCAGTTCTCTGAGCTGGATAGGCATAAGAGTCTACTGGGATTAACCTCGCAGCAAGTACTGATGCCACCCTGTGGATACTGGGCAGGAGTCATCGCTTACCATGTTCCCGTTGTATTTATGTTGCTTACTTGCCTAGCAGCACATAAGACAATGTTACAATAATATGTCTACCTGATGGCACTACGAAGTTAAAGGAAGCAGCAGGCTTGCTACATAACTATATCCTAATATACTATATGACTTTCTGTACCTATTCTGTACCCATTTTAAATTCCATTAAAGATATTTTGTGAAGTAAATATTCCTTCCTTACAGCTGCATGTGCTAAAtggtaaaatcatagaatggtttgggttggaagggacattaggGGACCATCTGTCCCAACCTCCCTACAGAGAggagggacatcttcaactgatcaggttgctcagagctccatctaACCTGActctgaatgtttccagggacggGGCTTCTATCTTTGCTTTGGGAAGCTGTTCCAATGTTTCTGCACCATCATTGTAAGCAACTTCTTTCTTATATGTAGGCCTGATTCtacccttttttattttaaaaccactaccccttgccctatcactacaggccctgctaaaatgtCCGTCCACATCATTCTTAACcctcttttaagtactggaaggctaccataatgtctccctggagccttctcttctccaggctgagaaacgccagctctctcagccttccctcataggagagatgttccacacttctgatcatttttgtggcccttctctggacccactccagcAGGTCTGTGCCGTGCTGGGgaccccagaactggacaccGTCCCCCAGGTGGGGTCACACCagagtggggcagagggagagaatcacctccctcaagatgctggccacacttcttttgatgcagcccagtatacggttggccttctgggctgtgagcgcacgcTGCTGggtcatggaatcacagaacagtttggggtggaagggaccttaaagatgatccagttccaaccctcctgccataggcagggacatctcccactagatcaggctgcccaacgccccatccaaactggccttgaacacctccagggatggggcaaaaaTCCAGCTTTGCATCCACCGGTACCCCCCAAGTCCTTGttggcagggctgctcccagttCCTTTGTCCTCCAGCCTGTATTAATACTGGGggtgccccgacccaggtgcaggaccttgcacttggccttgttgaacctcatggggttcacGTGAGCCCACTTGTCAAGCTTGTACATCTGTAGTTCTGTGGGCATgcactaatattttttttatttattatatatacacacacgcgtatttttataaattctacaggatatatacacatatttaGGAAGAGTGAGAGAAAGTAAATTCTTAAGTATTTGTGAAATGTTAAAAACCTTTCCTTTGTAAGCCAAGATCCATATCAATCCATTCAGCATACTGATATGTAGGTGATTGATAGTGATAAGAGTTTCACCTCACAACTCAAACAGCTTATGGAAGTGCACCTAGAAAACTACGAGCGAGAATCACAAGCACGTATGTACGTGTACTCTTCCATTCATACCCTTAAAAGGTAcccttttatttcagaaagaaatgtgagAGACAAGCACACTGAAGGAAGACGTCAGCCCTAACATGAGcccttgctgctgtgctgctctaaCAGTTCCAGTGCTGGAACTCTGCCAGCAGCCCTTCCAGCCTGTCCCAAAACTGCGTGCTTCCAGTCTGTGCTAAACGCAAAGGGAAATCTCAGATGCACTTTCGTCAAATGCCTGGAGAGATTTTGTGCTTTATGCTTTAACCCTGTTTGCTGGTAGGCTGACAAGTCTCTCATTTTTTGCTTAGTTCACGATTCACTCTTGGTTTCCATTTTCACCATTAAAAAACGCAAACCAAGCAAAAAGGTTTTGTCGAAACCCATTCCTATGTGAACTTCAGTGGCTATGAGAAAGCTCCCTCCAGAGGAACAAGGAGCAGCACAGAAACATCTGTTCCTGGGATCTAAGACGTGGCAAAATGTCACTGTTGAACCCACCTGAATAAACACACAGTCACtctaaaaaataacataaagtGTTTCCCTCTGCCTTCTTCCTATATTGTAAATGCTGCTGGCAGGGTAAGGAGTGGGGGAAGCGACACTCCTTTATTCAGAAACCACCAGCCAGGAAAAAGTCCTTTGTATGTAGCAGTTTGTACTTCTAGAAGGCTCATCCACAACTCCCTAAGTGCTGATAGGAGCTCACAGCTAGGCTACAATCTAAGAAGAAAGACAATACAAACAACGAATGCTAAAACAGTTTAAAGGGAGAGGGATTTCTCCAGTTTCCCTCTCATATTCTTAACTGCATCCCGCAAGCAGGAATTATTTCTGCTGTGATCCATACATTGCAAACTTTGCATTTACCACAGCGGGGAACGAATAGTTTAAAGtaagagaagaaatggaaacatttgTGGTGGCTTCATTTTGGTATCCGTAGAGGGCTTTGCTGATGGGAAGAGTGCCTGCCCACTCTGCTACTCGAAAGGAGTGTCCCCTGTCCGATACCTTCTGTTCTGTGTGTGCAGAGGCTTTAATGCATAAAGGGAAGTTCTGTACGGTCTTAGGGATGGCTTTAAATGCGCAGAATTTTGTCGGTGTGATGCTATGCATGTGGACACTGAGAGTTCAGCTTGTTTTCTCCCCCCACAGATGTCCCATTTATTTGAGAAGCAAGGAACTGCAGTATCCCAAGGGATGGCATGAGGGACGGACCTTGATGTCGCGAACAGAAGATGCAGATgagaaagaggaataaaatcATCAATTAGGCCCTAGAAAGAAGGATGACAAGAAGCTAGAAAAATGGGATGAAACCTGTCATAAGAGGTGTGTGTCCCTAGTCTTGGTGGTCTGAAGTGCACAAAGTAAATACCATTTCAGGGTCAGCATGAGTGCCACGCTTCAGctcatttttactttattcCTTCTCTTGGCTGTAACAAAGCTGGACTTTTGCAGGGACCAGGCTATCTTTGCGTCACAGGTCGAGGGCTGCTGCGCTTAAGACCTGGAGCAGAAGAGAGCAAGTGAGGGAGAGGAAGCAGCAAAGAGCTGGGACGTGAGGGGTCTGAAAAAGGTTTCAGAATAGGTTAGAAGAAAGTAAGGCGGATGGAAAGATGAAAGGGGTGGAGGGAGAAACAGTGCAAGTACAGGACAAGGAGGCAAGGTCCAGCGGCTGGTGGTTGGAGAAGAACTGGAGGGTCTAACTGAGGTGAAATGCTGGATGAGTTGTGGTAAACGCGGAGAAGAGCAAGCTGGATGGTAGTATGTGGGCaagcagaggggaagagaaggcacGCAGTGGTCCCACTGTGGGTCACACGAGGTGGGTGAGAGGAAGCGGCTGAAGGCCAGGGAGAAGATGATGAAGTGCAGGGTTAACAgcctgggagggcagggactGGGGAGATCCGATCACAGAGGGGGAGAAATGGAGTGCGGCAAACGGCAGTTGGCACCCAAACCGGAGGGGAGGAAACAATGGGGAAAGACGCTGTGGCCCAGGGGAACCTGCTCTGAGGGCAAGGTGAGAAGTTGGCAGGACAGGAGGCTTTTCCAAGCACTGGGTGCCCAGAGCATTGAAGCTGCGCCACGCACCGGTGACAGACTCGCTTGGCTTGGCTGGGCACCAGGTGAGACTTTGAGGAGCCACCGAGGCCAGGGAAGGagtggaggggatggagatggaaacaaAGGGGGCTACAAGGAAGCGGGGGGGCACCTTTTATAAAGACGTGTAGTGACAGGattagggggaatggctatgaattggagaggggtagatttagactagacataaggaggaatttcttcacgatgacggtggtgaggcactggcacaggttgcccagggaagctgtggctgccccatgcctggaggtgttcacggtcaggttggatggagccttgggcagcctgatctagtggcaagtgtccctgcccgtggcaggggggttgggaccaggtgatttttaaggtcccttccaacttacaccattctatgactctgtgaaaaTGGAGTTGATGAGATGGAGACAGATGGAgacggggatggagatgggaaggGGTGTGGGGATAGAGGTGGGGATGAGAATGCGGGGGGGACGAGGGTGAGGATGAGAATGGAGATAGAGATGGGGATTGGGATGAGGGTGAGAATGGGGATGAGGGCGGGCACGGGACAGGAGGGGCTGAAAGGCCTCACCTTGAAGTAGGCGAACTGCAGGTACTTGTAGGGCTCCCTGCTCTGGAACTCGCGGAGCAGGTCCCGGCCGGGCTGCGCCTGGCGGAAGGCGGGCAGCCCCTGGCGGCAGCGCCGCAGACACCGCGCCCGCCGCAGCGCCCCCGCCAGCGCCCGCAGCTCGCCCGGCCAGGACTCGGCCTCCCGCGGGGGGCTCCCCGCCGCGCTGCAGTTGCGGTGGCAGAAGGCTTCGCTGTCCCGCAGCAGGCGGTACAGCCGCACGCTGACCTCCAGGTAGCTGACGCTCTCGGGCCAGTTCTCGGAGCTGTACTGGTCCAGCCCGTAGCGGTACGCGGACTCGAGCGGCATCAGCTCGTCCCGCGGGAAGCTGCGGAAGCTGTAGCGCTCGTACTGCGCCCCCGCCGCGGCCAGCAGCGCGGCCAGCGCCACCCACGGGAacggcggcggcgccgccatGGCCCGGGGCACCCACGGGGACACCGCGGCCGCCGCGACGCCCGGGCCGGGAGAGCGGAGCGGGATGGCCGGAAGGCGGGGGCGGAGCCGGCCCGGGGAGGAGCGAGCGGGGAACCGCGGGGGCGGCGCCGTGCGGGGCTCCTGAAGCTAAGCGGGGCCGGTGCTGCAGGTCCAGGACTCTCGGTTTCCGTGATTCGTGGAAGCTGAGGGCCGGCCCCAGTTactactgggatgtcagaccgcccggggggcgcattttgcctctgtcccttccAGAGCTTTTCCCCTTCATCTCTTGTCCTGGCTTCTGGATTCGACCTCGGAACGCGCCTTGCAAGCAATACGGAAAATCGCCACGTGGCTGAAACTGAGCGCGTGAAGATGTTGATGTTTAGGTTGTGTCTTTGTGAAAAGTTCTTCGCGCAGAGCGGggaggagcactggagcaggttccCTCGGGACGGTGTGATGgggccaagcctgaggagcagccggGCAGGATCGGGAGATGCTGCCGGgacacctggtgtgaatgttgggttgtgctctgcagGGAGAGGTGCTGGGTTCGATAGTCCTCATTGGTCCCTGCCCACTCGGGACCTGCTGTGATGTTCCACGTCCGTTTTGGGGGGATGGCATCGCCTTCGGGCGGGGGGCAGAGCGCAGCCTCCCCGGTGCCTGGAGCGGGGTTTGGCTGGGGGGCGGGGGCTGAGCGCTGTGGGTTCCgggcagggggcggggcttagggaaggggcgtggcctccggCAACCGGTAGGACTCAGGGCGTGGGGCCGTGGCCTTAGGGGCGTGGCTTATCTCCTGCTCTGGCCGGAAGCGCACTCGGCGCGCGCGGGGCGGTTCCGGTCGTTCCCTCCCCGGGAACGGAAGCTCCACGATGCTGCGGGTGCTGGTGCCGCTGCTGCCGCTTCTCCGGGCGGCGGTGAGTGCCGGGGGGCGGCTCTGGGGGAATCGGTaccgggggggctgggggatgaGCTCCGTGAGGGTCGCTTTGGGGTGGCGGAAGGCGAGCGGCCTTGGTCAGGCCTGGGCAGTACGAGGGAGCGAGACGAGAGCCGGGCGGGATGGATTTCCCGTGTGTATAAACCTTCCCAGAAACCTCGCGCGTCTTCTATGACTTTCTGAGGTCTAGTTTTCAGGTTGTTAGGAACTTGACAACAGTCAAagctcttgctaatttggagccaGCTCCGGCTGTGCTTGACGTTGCAGTAGAGATGGAGAAACCCTGCAAACCGAGAGGGGTGTGAAACAAGACGTGGAATGTTgcaaagtggaatattttgactGGGGCTAAAGGACAGTCAGGTTTCATCTAAGCCTTGGTGTTTTTTGAAAGTCAGGCAGAACGTCCCTCTGACAGTGTGTTTGCGTTCCCTGAGAATACGTTTTCCTTAAAAAggtgtttttcagacactgccctttctttgaaaatgatacCATCTTGTGTGAGGATCGATTTGTGCTAATCGGATGTCTCTTCTCCGGTAACCACCTCTGTCTGGAATCCTTGCTAATGTGAAAGGCAAGGTCAAGTAGGGAGCTGGAGCCCGCTCCGCATTAGCATGAGTTTTGACTCATGGCAAGTTTCGTAACGTTAAAATGAAACCATGGAAAATAATAGAATGTGCATAAGACTTTTGGGAGAATTTATACGTGTGCGTGTAAGAGGGAAATACGTTCTGTAACCAGCCGCTGCCTCGCTGCGcgtgattgatggagatcgTTCCtgcatgttgcccaggcctgataaaggatactttctttctaaaactccaaaacaagtcttagagagttGTATTTGCGTGCGTTTTTGGTATCAGTATTACTTTCAAAGGTCTAATTTTCCTGTTGTTAgtaacttcacaacagtcaaaactcttgctggTTTGGAGCTGCATTCagctctgcttgaccttgcatTTGTGATAgagaaacactgcaaacagaggtggttCCAGCAGAAGAcgcctctgctcagcacagatcacactgtaTGCAAGATGTGCCTATCCCCAACGAAttaacagtgtctggaaaaacactgaaagaaaacatgctatcagagggatgttctgtctaactttcagaaaatacaattacttagatgaaacttaacttgAGCTTAAATTGAAGATATTCCGCTTTTTGTAATAACTGCTTCTGGCATCAAAGGCTTTGTGAAAAGTATCAGAGCCCCATGGGAGACCTTTCTGACAGGGAGATTGGATGACAGTGAGTGTGGTCTCTGAGGGGTGGGGTTATGGCTGAAAACAACCTGAAGGTGCTGGGCGAGGGGAATGGAGAACCAATACTCACTGAATTTGGTGGTATTGGAAGAGGGGCAATTGGTGGATTCAGTGGATTAGTTTAAAACcagataaaatcatagaatgctttgggtttgaagcgaccttaaagatcttgtCATTCCagcccccatgccatgggcagggacgcctcccaagCATATAGTGAATGTCAGGAATTTGCTACTACAGGAGTTGTGGGAGCAGACGTTATTTACTTTGGCAAATTCATTTTTGGCATCTGTTTAAATGCATCAGGTTCATAAACAACATCCCGCAATGACGAGGGAAGGATTTGCTTTCTGATATCCCTTCTTTGACAACGTTGTCTGTTGGAGGAGTATGAAGGAAGGAGACCCCAGGCAGAAACCAGGTTCGTGTAGCTTCTTTAAGAACTGGAAGGGGCTAGTTGAGGTGAAACACCAGATGAATTACAGAGAGATGGGTGAAGAACGAGCTGGATGGTGCTGTGTGGACCagcagaggggaagacaaggcaCAGAGTGGGTCACATCaggtgggagggaggaaggggcgGAAGGTCTTGCTGGGGAGGAGATGAAGTGCAGGGCCAACAGCCAAGGAGGTCAGggagtattgcaggtccactactctcagtttccgTGATTGttggaagctgaggggcggccccagttagggTTTccccttcattgtttttatgtgttttttgtcgttctccttcgaaggctcctctcaggtgttggttgtaattggcgcgtggttggaactgagcgcaggcagatgtgcccgttgaggtttaggttgtgtcgTAAGgaaaggttcttcatgcagagggtgtaggagcactggagcaggctccctagggaaggtgtgatggtgccaagcctgaggagcagccaggcagcaatggaaatgctcctgtggcacctggtgtgaatgttgggttgtgctctgctgggagggtcgattgatttgaggatcgttgttgttccttcccacttgggatgttctgtgatgttcctcgtcctttttgtggagtggtcattgtattctggtgggggtcagtgtgtagccacgtggcccctgatgtgtctgagtcttggaagctaagcagggtcgtccccgtttcccacttagatgggagaccacttgggtcagacagtattgcaggtccacttctctcagtttctccggaagctgaggggcggccccagttagtactgggatgtcagaccgcccggggagcgcattttgcctctgtccctttcaagggtttccccttcattgtttttatgtgttttttgtcgttgtccttcgaaggctcctctgaggtgttggttgtaattggccgcgtggttggaactgagcgcaggcagatgtgcccgttgaggtttaggttgtgtcgTACGgaaaggttcttcatgcagagggtgtaggagcactggagcaggctccctagggacgttgtcatggtgccaagcctgaggagcagccaggcagcaatggaaatgctcctgagccacctggtgtgaatgttgggttgtgctctgctgggagggtcgattgatttgaggattgttgttgttccttcccacttgggatgttctgtgatgttcctcgtcctttttgtgtaGTGGTCATCGTATTCCGGTGGGGATCAGCTAGTAGCCACgcggcccctgatgtgtctgagtcttggaagctaagcagggtcgtccccgtttcccactttgatgggagaccacttgggtgggacagtattgcaggtccactactctcagtttctccggaagctgaggggtggccccagttagtactgggatgtcagaccgcccggggagcgcattttgcctctgtctctttcaagagttttcctcttcgtgtttttatttagttttcctcttggcCCTTCAAAGCAtcctctgaggtgttggttgtaattggcgcgtggttggaactgagcgcaggcagatgtgcccgttgacgtttaggttgtgtcttacagaaaggttcttcatgcagagggtgtaggagcactggagcaggctccctggAGACGGTGTGATGGTGCTGAGCccgaggagcagccaggcagcaatggaaatgctcctgagacacctggtgtgaatgttgggttgtgctctgctgggagggtcgattgatttgaggatcattgttgttccttcccacttgggatgttctgtgatgttcctcgtcctttttgtgtagtggtcattgtattctggtgggggtcagcgtgtagccaCGCGGCctctgatgtgtctgagtcttggaagctaagcagggtcgtccccgtttcccacttggatgggagaccacttgggtgggacagtattgcaggtccactactctcattTTCCGTGATTGttggaagctgaggggcggccccagttagtactgggatgtcagaccgcccggggagcgcattttgcctctgtacttttcaagagttttcctcttcgtgtttttatttagttttcctcttggtcctTCAAAGCctcctctgaggtgttggttgtaattggcgcgttgttggaactgagcgcaggcagatgtgcctgttgaggtttaggttgtgtctcacggaaagtttcttcatgcagagggtggatgagcactggagcaggcttcctagggacggtgtgatggtgccaagcctgaggagcagccaggcagcaatggaaatgctcctgtggcacctggtgtgactgttgggttgtgctctgctgggagggtcgattgatttgaggatcgttgttgttccttcccacttgggacgttctgtgatgttccctgtcctttttgtggagtggtcattgtattctggtgggggtcagcgtttAGCCACgcggcccctgatgtgtctgagtcttggaagctaagcagggtcgtccccgtttcccacttggatgggagaccacgtgggtgggacagtattgcaggtccactactctcagtttctccggaagctgaggggcggccccagttagtactgggatgtcagaccgcccggggagcgcgttttgcctctgtccctgtCAAGGGTTTccccttcattgtttttatgtgttttttgtcgttgtccttcgaaggctcctctcaggtgttggttgtaaatggccgcgtggttggaactgagcgcaggcagatgtgcccgttgaggtttaggttgtgtcgTACGgaaaggttcttcatgcagagggtgtaggagcactggagcaggctccctagggacgttgtcatggtgccaagcctgaggagcagccaggcagcaatggaaatgctcctgtggcacctggtgtgaatgttgggttgtgctctgctgggaggggcgtttgatttgaggatcgttgttgttccttcccacttgggacgttctgtgatgttccctGTCCTTTTTgaggagtggtcattgtattctagtgggggtcagcgtgtagccacgcggcccctgatgtgtctgagtcttggaagctaagcagggtcgtccccgtttcccgcttggatgggagaccacttgggtcagacagtattgcaggtccactactctcagtttctccggaagctgaggggcggccccagttagtactgggatgtcagaccgcccggggagcgcattttgcctctgtccttttcaagagttttcctcttcgtgtttttatgtagttttcctcttggtccttcaaagcctcatctgaggtgttggttgtaattggcgcgttgttggaactgagcgcaggcagatgtgcctgttgaggtttaggttgtgtcttacggaaagtttcttcatgcagagggtggatgagcactggagcaggcttccTAGggaaggtgtgatggtgccaagcctgaggagcagccaggcagcaatggaaatgctcctgagacacctggtgtgaatgttgggttgtgctctgctgggagggtcgattgatttgaggatcgttgttgttccttcccacttgggatgttctgtgatgttccctGTCCTTTTTGTgtagtggtcattgtattctggtgggggtcagcgtgtaggcACGTGgaccctgatgtgtctgagttttggaagctaagcagggtcgtccccgtttcccacttggatgggagaccacttgggtgggacagtattgcaggtccactactctcagtttctctggAAGCTGaagggcggccccagttagtactgggatgtcagaccgcccggggagcgcattttgcctctgtccctttcaagagttttcctcttcgtgtttttatttagttttcctcttggtccATTGAAGCCTCCTctcaggtgttggttgtaattggcgcGGTGTTGGAACTtagcgcaggcagatgtgcccattgaggtttaggttgtgtcttacagaaagtttcttcatgcagagggtggaggagtactggagcaggctccctagggacggtgtgatggtgccGAGCCcaaggagcagccaggcagcaatggaaatggtcctgtggcacctggtgtgaatgttgggttgcgcCCTTTagggagggtcgattgatttgaggatcgttgttgttccttcccatttgggatgttctgtgatgttcctcgtcctttttgtggagtggtcattgtattctggtgggggtcagcgtgtagccacgcggcccctgatgtgtctgagtcctGGAAGCTAAGCcgggtcgtccccgtttcccacttggatgggagaccacttggatgggagaccacttgggtcagacagtattgcaggtcctctactctcagtttctccggaagctgaggggcggccccagttagtactgggatgtcagaccgcccggggagcgcattttgcctctgtccctttcaagggtttccgcttcattgtttttatgtgttttttgtcgttgtccttcgaacgcttctctcaggtgttggttgtaattggccgcctggttggaactgagcacaggcagatgtgcccattgaggtttaggttgtgtcttacggagaggttcttcatgcagaggatggatgagcactggagcaggctccctattgaaggtgtgatggtgccaagcctgaggagcagccaggcagcaatggaaatgctcctgagccacctggtgtgaatgttgggttgtgctctgctgggagggtcgattgatttgaggatcgttgttgttccttcccacgtgggacgttctgtgatgttcctcgtcctttttgtgga includes the following:
- the CRTAP gene encoding cartilage-associated protein, whose amino-acid sequence is MAAPPPFPWVALAALLAAAGAQYERYSFRSFPRDELMPLESAYRYGLDQYSSENWPESVSYLEVSVRLYRLLRDSEAFCHRNCSAAGSPPREAESWPGELRALAGALRRARCLRRCRQGLPAFRQAQPGRDLLREFQSREPYKYLQFAYFKANNLPKAIAAAHTFLLKHPDDEMMQRNMAYYKSLPDAEEHIKDLETKPYENLFVRAVRAYNGDNWRTSISDMELALPDFFKAYDDCIAACEGSREIKDFKDFYLSIADHYIEVLECKVQCESNLTPIIGGFVVEKFVATMYHYLQFAYYKLNDMKNAASCAASYLLFDEKDEVMKQNMVYYQYHKDKWGLKEEDFQPRSEAIRYHNITTLQLEMYEFAKENLMDDDEGEVVEFLDELLEVEENQKS